In Stutzerimonas stutzeri, a genomic segment contains:
- a CDS encoding xanthine dehydrogenase family protein molybdopterin-binding subunit gives MNTYQPTAKNGVGQIGRSQSRVEDAALLRGLGRYADDVAVPPGTLHAAIVRSPHAHARITSVDVDAALAMKGVHGVLTGEDIKRWANPFPVGVRAPMEHWCLAVDKARYVGEPVCVVIAEDRYLAEDALDAVRVEYEPLPPIIDPEAAAADGAPVLHEAVGSNVVNERHFHYGEPEQAFETAPHRVTIKVHYPRNSCTPIECYVVLGQYLPATGTYDVLSNFQGPYALHSVMARALNVPGNRLRLRTPPDSGGSFGIKQGVFPYVVLMGLAARKVGAPVKWVEDRLEHLQASSSATNRVCEIQAAVESDGRVTALHYDQIDDCGGYLRAPEPATFYRMHGNLSGAYAIRNLSVRNRVVLTNKVPSGLNRGFGGGQVYFALERLMHEVATQLGLDPLQVIRRNLVPAGVFPYRAAAGALLDSGDYPATVDLAVREGGLDELLQRREQARAEGRLYGIGYTAVVEPSISNMGYITTAMTPEERRKSGPKNGAVSTATVSVDPLGGVTVHISSTPQGQGHQTVVAQIISQVLGVALDSINVNVELDTGKDAWSIASGNYSSRFAGAVAGSVYKAAVRIRERMANIAASMWDVPVDQVRFANGKVFVEDGPNQAFHRIAGSTHWSPGLLPESEEGGLRETAFWTPPQLTAPDDNDCVNSSLCYGFIFDYCGLEVDRVTGEVHIDRYVTCHDAGRILNPMLVDGQIRGGFTQALGVALMEEFAYGEDGSFLSGTFADYLVPTAPEAVEPLILHMETPSPFTPLGAKGVGEGNNMSTPVCIANAMADALGRSDIKLPLTPSRVRTMIGIDEPPPPEGVTLEAPRVAGGSALQAQDSVEIPAPPQAVFDALLDPETLKAIIPGCHALELESENHYRADVTVGVGMIRARFAARVGLTDLEPPHSLRLSGSGNSPMGSATGSAKVTFVELENGHTRLDYAYDAAVSGKVAAVGGRMLQSASKVIIGQIFTRLALRLTGKPVETSLWQRLRALLGLGGAK, from the coding sequence ATGAACACCTACCAACCCACTGCCAAGAACGGGGTCGGCCAGATAGGACGATCCCAGAGTCGTGTCGAGGATGCGGCGTTACTGCGCGGGCTGGGCCGCTATGCCGACGATGTCGCTGTCCCACCCGGCACGTTGCACGCTGCCATTGTCCGCTCTCCCCATGCGCATGCCCGCATCACTTCGGTAGATGTCGACGCTGCGCTAGCCATGAAGGGCGTGCATGGCGTCCTCACGGGTGAAGACATCAAACGCTGGGCAAACCCGTTTCCGGTGGGCGTGCGAGCGCCTATGGAACATTGGTGCCTGGCGGTCGACAAAGCCCGCTATGTTGGCGAGCCGGTCTGCGTAGTAATTGCCGAAGACCGCTACCTGGCCGAGGATGCGCTGGATGCCGTGCGGGTCGAATACGAACCGCTACCGCCGATCATCGATCCGGAAGCCGCAGCCGCAGACGGTGCACCCGTGCTTCATGAAGCGGTCGGCAGCAACGTGGTCAACGAGCGGCACTTTCATTACGGGGAGCCTGAGCAAGCCTTCGAAACAGCCCCTCACCGGGTAACGATCAAGGTCCATTACCCGCGCAACTCCTGCACACCCATCGAATGTTACGTGGTGCTGGGGCAATACCTGCCCGCCACCGGCACTTACGACGTGCTCTCCAATTTCCAGGGCCCCTACGCGCTGCACTCGGTGATGGCGCGTGCATTGAACGTACCCGGCAATCGCCTGCGCTTACGTACGCCGCCAGACTCGGGTGGCAGCTTCGGCATCAAGCAGGGGGTTTTCCCGTACGTGGTGCTGATGGGCCTGGCGGCGCGCAAGGTCGGCGCACCGGTGAAGTGGGTCGAGGACCGGTTGGAACACTTGCAGGCCTCGTCCAGCGCAACCAATCGGGTCTGCGAGATTCAGGCCGCCGTCGAAAGCGACGGACGCGTGACCGCCCTGCACTATGACCAGATCGACGACTGTGGTGGCTACCTGCGCGCGCCGGAACCGGCCACCTTCTATCGCATGCACGGCAATCTGTCGGGCGCCTATGCCATCCGCAACCTGTCGGTGCGTAATCGCGTCGTGCTCACCAATAAGGTCCCAAGCGGACTCAACCGCGGATTTGGCGGCGGCCAGGTGTATTTCGCCCTTGAGCGCCTGATGCACGAGGTCGCCACCCAGCTGGGTCTGGACCCGTTACAGGTCATTCGCCGCAATCTGGTGCCGGCAGGCGTATTCCCCTACCGGGCAGCGGCCGGTGCCCTGCTCGATTCCGGTGACTACCCCGCGACGGTCGATCTCGCCGTTCGTGAGGGAGGGCTCGATGAATTGTTGCAACGCCGCGAACAGGCCCGTGCCGAAGGCCGCCTCTACGGCATCGGCTACACCGCGGTGGTCGAACCTTCGATATCCAACATGGGCTATATCACCACGGCGATGACGCCTGAGGAGCGGCGCAAAAGCGGCCCGAAGAACGGTGCGGTCAGCACCGCCACGGTCAGCGTCGACCCGCTTGGTGGCGTCACCGTGCATATTTCATCTACGCCCCAGGGCCAGGGGCATCAGACCGTCGTTGCGCAAATCATTTCGCAAGTGCTGGGCGTGGCGCTCGACAGCATCAACGTCAATGTCGAGCTGGACACGGGCAAGGACGCCTGGTCGATCGCATCAGGCAACTATTCCAGCCGCTTTGCCGGTGCAGTTGCCGGTTCTGTCTACAAGGCCGCCGTGAGAATTCGCGAGCGCATGGCCAATATTGCGGCGTCGATGTGGGACGTGCCAGTCGACCAGGTGCGCTTCGCCAACGGCAAGGTGTTCGTCGAAGACGGCCCCAATCAGGCCTTCCATCGGATCGCCGGATCCACCCATTGGTCGCCAGGCCTGCTTCCCGAAAGCGAGGAAGGTGGGCTGCGCGAAACCGCATTCTGGACGCCACCACAGCTGACCGCTCCGGACGACAACGACTGCGTCAATAGCTCGCTGTGCTACGGCTTCATCTTCGACTATTGCGGCCTTGAGGTCGACCGCGTTACGGGCGAGGTACATATCGACCGCTACGTCACCTGCCACGACGCCGGGCGCATTCTCAACCCGATGCTGGTCGATGGGCAGATCCGGGGAGGCTTCACGCAGGCGCTCGGTGTAGCCCTGATGGAAGAGTTCGCGTATGGCGAGGACGGCAGCTTCCTGTCGGGCACCTTTGCCGACTACCTCGTACCAACCGCCCCCGAGGCCGTCGAGCCGCTGATCCTGCATATGGAAACGCCCTCGCCCTTCACGCCCCTTGGCGCCAAAGGCGTGGGAGAAGGCAACAACATGAGCACACCGGTGTGCATCGCCAATGCCATGGCCGATGCGCTGGGACGCTCCGACATCAAGCTCCCGCTGACGCCTTCACGCGTGCGCACCATGATCGGCATCGACGAGCCGCCCCCACCTGAGGGCGTCACGCTGGAAGCCCCGCGGGTTGCCGGTGGCTCTGCCCTGCAGGCCCAGGATTCGGTCGAGATTCCGGCTCCGCCACAGGCGGTGTTCGACGCTCTGCTCGATCCCGAGACACTCAAGGCGATTATCCCCGGTTGCCACGCCCTCGAGCTGGAAAGCGAGAACCACTACCGCGCCGACGTAACGGTGGGCGTTGGCATGATTCGCGCGCGCTTCGCCGCCCGCGTCGGGCTCACGGACCTGGAGCCACCGCATTCATTGCGGCTGTCCGGTTCTGGCAACAGCCCGATGGGCTCTGCCACAGGCAGTGCAAAAGTGACTTTCGTCGAGCTGGAAAACGGCCATACGCGCCTGGATTACGCCTACGACGCGGCGGTCAGTGGCAAGGTCGCCGCCGTGGGCGGGCGCATGTTGCAGAGCGCTTCGAAAGTGATCATCGGCCAGATATTCACACGGCTGGCGCTTCGCCTGACCGGCAAGCCAGTGGAGACCAGCCTGTGGCAGCGGCTGCGCGCATTGCTGGGACTCGGAGGTGCGAAATGA
- a CDS encoding FAD binding domain-containing protein yields the protein MKPAAFDYIRATDKREVLQLLAEHGEQARIIAGGQSLMAVLNMRLAQPKVLIDINHASDLHYQRLEKNRLIVGAAVRQVELLDRSSLIDEVPLLAQAMPWIGHFQTRNRGTVCGSVAHADPSAEIPLCLVTLGGTVVLESLKGKRRELPAEQFFQGVLTTDKRPDELVVEVHFPLREPDVTYRFREIAMRHGDFALVALAACIRQDRVDLGIGGVADRSVLRRLPLGAELKDALNSFAWSLGAQDDVHASAAYRRQLVRELGQQLIEGTDHARAS from the coding sequence ATGAAACCCGCTGCATTCGATTACATCCGCGCCACTGACAAGCGCGAAGTACTTCAGTTGCTGGCCGAACACGGCGAGCAGGCTCGCATCATCGCCGGCGGTCAGTCGCTCATGGCGGTGCTGAACATGCGCCTGGCACAACCCAAAGTCCTGATCGACATCAACCACGCCAGCGATCTGCACTATCAGAGATTGGAAAAAAACCGCCTGATCGTGGGCGCGGCCGTGCGCCAGGTAGAGCTCCTGGACCGCTCCAGCCTGATCGATGAAGTGCCGCTGCTGGCCCAGGCCATGCCGTGGATCGGTCATTTCCAGACCCGCAACCGCGGAACCGTCTGTGGTTCGGTCGCCCATGCCGACCCGAGCGCCGAAATCCCGCTGTGCCTCGTCACGCTGGGCGGCACGGTAGTGCTGGAATCACTCAAGGGCAAACGCCGGGAGCTGCCAGCCGAGCAGTTTTTTCAAGGTGTACTGACCACTGATAAGCGTCCTGACGAGCTGGTCGTCGAAGTGCACTTTCCGCTGCGCGAGCCTGATGTGACCTATCGCTTCCGTGAGATCGCGATGCGTCATGGCGACTTCGCACTGGTCGCGCTGGCTGCCTGCATCCGTCAGGACCGGGTAGACCTCGGCATTGGCGGTGTGGCCGACCGCTCGGTCTTGCGCCGGCTGCCACTGGGTGCAGAGCTCAAGGATGCACTCAACTCGTTCGCCTGGTCGCTTGGCGCGCAGGACGATGTACACGCCAGCGCGGCGTACCGGCGTCAGCTGGTGCGCGAGCTGGGCCAACAACTTATCGAAGGTACCGACCATGCACGCGCCAGCTGA
- a CDS encoding (2Fe-2S)-binding protein gives MHAPADQRFPVKVELNGRQRKALAEPRMQLCDFLRHELGATGVHVGCEHGVCGACTVLVDGVASRSCLMLAVQAHERRVDTVESLARDDIMNDLQQAFSRHHALQCGFCTAGILMSCVEFLERMPNPDETQVRDMLSGHLCRCTGYTGMVQAVLEVARQRQENTVENNNHV, from the coding sequence ATGCACGCGCCAGCTGACCAGCGCTTCCCCGTCAAAGTGGAACTCAACGGCCGCCAGCGTAAAGCCCTGGCCGAGCCTCGCATGCAGCTGTGCGACTTTCTACGCCACGAACTGGGCGCTACCGGGGTGCACGTAGGCTGCGAGCACGGCGTGTGCGGGGCTTGCACGGTACTGGTAGACGGCGTGGCCTCTCGCTCATGCCTGATGCTGGCGGTACAGGCTCATGAGCGCCGCGTGGACACCGTGGAATCGCTGGCCCGCGACGACATCATGAACGACCTGCAACAGGCGTTCAGCCGCCATCACGCCTTGCAATGCGGGTTCTGCACCGCCGGCATCCTCATGTCCTGCGTCGAATTTCTGGAGCGTATGCCGAACCCAGATGAGACACAGGTCCGCGACATGCTTTCCGGGCATCTGTGCCGCTGCACTGGCTACACCGGCATGGTTCAGGCGGTACTGGAAGTGGCACGACAACGACAAGAAAACACCGTGGAGAACAACAACCATGTTTGA
- a CDS encoding AMP-binding protein, with protein sequence MFDLGRSFLAAVERRPHATAISDGALRKTYETWFEDIQRASHGLEQLGLTKGDHLVTVMQNRWEMATLHWACQFSGIIMTPLNWRCTTEDLMWCLEDAEARVLAYDDSGRSAVEGCAVENIRCISVGGPVGDDAMSFQQLCAQRPNETILRASPEDWSLMLYTSGTTSRPKGVPRRHRAERASAVAHVAQNLYGHEERTLGVMPLYHTMGVRSLLSMALLDGHFVCVPKFDVEATLDAIERERITNLYLVPTLYHMLIEHPAFSPERVASVTKLGFAGAPMSDGLMQRVEQAFKPELFVNHYGSSEIYTFTIDQKASSKPGSSGRSALNQRIRVVALGSASPDDLCKPNEEGQIIADLASDEAFEGYWKRPDSDAKAIQAGWYFTSDTGFFDEDGDLFVTGRVDDLIITGGENVSPAEIENALSLHPAVEEVAVVGLPDEQWGKLIAAFIKLRHPVTEAELDAHCVSSGLARFKRPRRYEFIDQIPKSPVGKILRRMLVAQYGSSETAS encoded by the coding sequence ATGTTTGACCTTGGACGCAGCTTTCTCGCCGCGGTCGAGCGCCGACCACACGCGACAGCAATCAGCGATGGCGCGCTCAGGAAAACCTACGAGACCTGGTTCGAAGACATCCAGCGCGCGAGCCATGGTCTCGAGCAGTTGGGCCTGACCAAAGGTGACCATCTGGTTACCGTCATGCAGAACCGCTGGGAAATGGCCACGTTGCACTGGGCCTGCCAGTTCAGCGGCATCATCATGACGCCCCTGAACTGGCGTTGCACCACGGAAGACCTGATGTGGTGCCTCGAAGATGCCGAGGCTCGCGTGCTGGCGTATGACGACTCGGGGCGGAGCGCCGTGGAAGGGTGCGCCGTCGAGAATATCCGTTGCATCAGTGTCGGCGGGCCCGTGGGCGACGATGCCATGAGTTTCCAGCAGCTCTGCGCCCAGCGACCGAACGAAACGATTCTGCGTGCTTCCCCTGAAGACTGGTCGCTCATGCTGTACACATCAGGCACGACCAGCCGGCCCAAGGGCGTGCCTCGCCGCCATCGCGCCGAGCGTGCTTCCGCCGTGGCGCATGTGGCGCAGAATCTCTACGGTCATGAGGAGCGCACCCTCGGCGTCATGCCGCTGTATCACACAATGGGTGTGCGTTCCCTGCTGTCGATGGCCCTGCTCGATGGTCACTTCGTCTGCGTACCCAAGTTCGATGTCGAAGCGACGCTGGACGCCATCGAGCGCGAGCGAATCACCAATCTGTATCTGGTTCCAACGCTCTACCACATGCTCATCGAGCACCCTGCCTTCAGCCCCGAGCGCGTGGCCAGCGTGACCAAGCTCGGCTTTGCCGGCGCGCCGATGAGTGATGGACTGATGCAGCGCGTCGAACAGGCGTTCAAGCCGGAGCTGTTCGTCAACCACTACGGCAGCTCCGAAATCTACACCTTCACCATCGACCAGAAGGCCAGCAGCAAGCCGGGATCATCCGGGCGCAGCGCGCTCAATCAGCGCATCCGTGTCGTCGCACTGGGCAGCGCCTCGCCGGACGACCTCTGCAAGCCGAACGAGGAAGGTCAGATCATTGCCGACCTCGCCAGCGATGAGGCGTTTGAGGGCTACTGGAAGCGTCCCGACTCAGATGCCAAGGCGATCCAGGCGGGATGGTACTTCACCAGCGACACCGGTTTTTTCGATGAAGACGGCGACCTGTTCGTAACCGGCCGAGTCGATGATTTGATCATCACCGGCGGCGAGAATGTCAGCCCCGCCGAAATAGAAAACGCGCTGTCGCTGCACCCCGCAGTCGAAGAAGTCGCGGTCGTCGGGCTCCCCGATGAGCAGTGGGGCAAGTTGATCGCGGCCTTCATCAAATTGCGCCATCCGGTGACCGAGGCCGAACTGGACGCTCATTGCGTGTCCTCCGGCCTCGCCCGTTTCAAACGGCCCCGCCGTTACGAATTCATTGACCAGATCCCCAAGTCACCGGTCGGCAAGATTTTGCGCCGCATGCTGGTGGCCCAATACGGCAGTTCCGAAACCGCCAGCTGA
- a CDS encoding enoyl-CoA hydratase/isomerase family protein — MNNQQIEQFLETEFDGFTVELSVDRERADVILGRPPFNVIAMSQRDTLRAVFEALDAHDGIRVIVLRAQGEHFSSGGDIKGFLEASPEHVSKLAWNVAAPARCTKPVIVANRGYTFGVGFELSLACDFRIASETTRYALPEQNLGQIPGSGGSARLQKIIGITRTKHMVMRAKRITGQQAYDWGIATECVPDSELESTVDALVDELRRFSPLAQRTAKKLINDNEDAPLTVAIEMEGHCYSRLRSSADFKEGVEAFHGKRPAVFRGE, encoded by the coding sequence ATGAATAACCAGCAGATCGAACAATTCCTGGAAACCGAATTCGACGGCTTCACCGTTGAACTCAGCGTCGACCGCGAACGCGCCGATGTGATTCTGGGTCGCCCGCCCTTCAACGTGATCGCCATGAGCCAACGTGACACGTTGCGCGCAGTATTCGAGGCCCTGGATGCCCACGACGGAATTCGCGTCATCGTGCTGCGTGCGCAGGGCGAACATTTCTCCAGCGGTGGAGATATCAAAGGCTTCCTCGAAGCGTCTCCGGAGCATGTCTCCAAGCTGGCCTGGAACGTCGCGGCCCCGGCGCGCTGCACCAAGCCGGTCATCGTGGCCAACCGTGGCTATACCTTCGGCGTAGGTTTCGAACTGTCACTGGCCTGTGATTTCCGCATCGCCTCCGAGACGACCCGCTATGCCCTTCCCGAGCAGAACCTTGGGCAAATCCCAGGTTCGGGCGGCTCCGCTCGCCTGCAAAAAATCATTGGCATCACTCGCACCAAGCACATGGTGATGCGCGCCAAGCGCATTACCGGTCAGCAGGCTTACGACTGGGGCATCGCCACGGAATGCGTACCGGACAGCGAACTGGAAAGCACCGTAGATGCGCTGGTCGACGAACTGCGCCGTTTCTCGCCGTTGGCTCAGCGCACCGCCAAGAAGCTGATCAATGACAACGAGGACGCGCCGCTGACCGTCGCCATCGAGATGGAAGGCCATTGCTACAGCCGCCTGCGCAGCTCAGCGGACTTCAAGGAAGGCGTCGAAGCCTTTCACGGCAAACGCCCTGCAGTGTTCCGTGGGGAATAG
- a CDS encoding benzoate/H(+) symporter BenE family transporter, with amino-acid sequence MSQNLSQPTVDLPAATGEPTLRRAFNSKSISAGVVAALFGCTGPALVVINAAEAGRLSNAQTVAWLFAIYVLGGLISLFLALRYRQPICGAYTIPGAAILAASLTVIPFSDAVGAFIMSGVLVLLLGITGLIGRLMRWLPMPIVMAMIAGALIRFATGAIDAIVSAPLIAGVAALSFFLVTRFTRAVPPVLVAGVVGLVLAFAFGQLQPADVNIAWVMPAFTVPSFSLDAFLAITIPLTALVIGAENAQATGVLLAEGYRPPVNAMTVISGIGGVLAGLLGGHNANIAGPMTAICSSEQAGDDPRLRYGAALVNGVLFALFGLFAGLAVPFILAFPKALIVVVAGLAMIGVLIGALQQAFQKGGACQIGAFVALAVAMSQFSLLGISSPFWALLFGVAVSALLGEIRTTAAGQSTQAS; translated from the coding sequence ATGTCCCAGAACCTGTCACAACCGACGGTCGACCTGCCCGCTGCTACCGGCGAGCCAACGCTGCGTCGGGCGTTCAATTCCAAATCCATCAGCGCCGGCGTGGTCGCCGCTCTGTTCGGCTGCACCGGCCCGGCGCTGGTGGTCATCAACGCCGCCGAAGCCGGCCGTCTGAGCAACGCTCAGACGGTCGCCTGGCTGTTCGCGATCTACGTACTCGGCGGGCTGATCAGCCTGTTCCTGGCGCTGCGGTACCGACAGCCGATCTGCGGCGCTTACACCATTCCCGGCGCCGCAATCCTTGCCGCCTCGCTCACGGTCATTCCGTTCAGTGATGCGGTGGGCGCCTTTATCATGAGCGGCGTGCTGGTCCTGCTGCTCGGCATCACCGGGCTGATCGGACGCCTGATGCGCTGGCTGCCGATGCCGATCGTCATGGCGATGATTGCCGGGGCGCTGATCCGCTTCGCCACCGGCGCCATCGACGCCATCGTCAGCGCGCCACTGATCGCCGGCGTCGCCGCGCTGAGCTTCTTCCTGGTCACCCGTTTCACCCGCGCGGTGCCGCCGGTGCTGGTTGCTGGAGTGGTCGGTCTGGTGCTGGCCTTCGCCTTTGGCCAGTTGCAACCGGCCGACGTGAACATCGCCTGGGTCATGCCGGCGTTTACCGTGCCGAGCTTTTCGCTCGATGCGTTTCTGGCCATCACCATTCCGCTCACTGCGCTGGTGATCGGCGCGGAAAACGCGCAGGCAACCGGTGTCCTGCTGGCCGAGGGGTATCGCCCACCAGTCAACGCGATGACCGTGATCAGCGGCATCGGCGGGGTGCTGGCCGGGCTGCTCGGCGGGCACAACGCCAATATCGCCGGGCCGATGACCGCGATCTGCTCGTCCGAACAGGCCGGCGACGATCCGCGGCTGCGCTACGGCGCGGCGCTGGTCAATGGCGTGTTATTCGCCCTGTTCGGGCTGTTCGCCGGGCTCGCGGTGCCCTTCATCCTCGCCTTCCCCAAGGCGCTGATCGTAGTGGTGGCCGGGCTGGCGATGATCGGCGTGCTGATCGGCGCGTTGCAGCAGGCCTTCCAGAAGGGCGGCGCCTGCCAGATCGGCGCCTTCGTGGCGCTGGCCGTGGCGATGAGTCAGTTCTCGCTGCTGGGCATCAGCTCGCCGTTCTGGGCGCTGCTGTTCGGCGTCGCGGTGTCCGCGCTGCTCGGTGAAATCCGCACGACAGCCGCCGGCCAGAGCACCCAGGCAAGCTAG
- a CDS encoding TRAP transporter permease produces the protein MKKFINPASLVALCWSAFQIYMVYGTPLDLIVAVPIHIMFGLVLTFITHPLRKQDLGHFNVVRASDYLLAAVAVAIGLFYLLNAEQLTMRIAMVDPLRPIDLVVGIVTIALVIEAVRRALGMGLTVVIVVFLVYQFIGPQLRDIPMLGIIGHDGEPTRLFLETFLDVQVLQNEGVFGIPSIVSYGQVFYFLLFGAFLQLFGGGQLFMDLSVLLVGRFRGGMAKVSIVSSTLFGSVSGSATANAAVMGMFTIPAMKKSGMSAEESAAVEAASSTGGQLMPPVMGAAAFLIAQFMGIPYAEVAIAALIPALLFYVALYFVVDLLARRKGLAGLKRDELGTNWNSVLKRLYLLIPVFVLVYQIMAGRALSSSTLQAIWITLVFGLCTRAWEGFRTEGGNGVLKAAGSVLSDSIQALDSGARGAIAVAIPCAGAGIVVGIASMTNLGLTFGSFVTALSGGMLIPALLLVMFMVIVMGMGMPTTAAYIMGAILAIPALDKLGIPALSSHFFVLYFAALSMVTPPVALAAFVAGGIAKADVWKTGWVAFRYSLAGFLVAFAFVFSPALLLQGDWQAIIPAVATAVIGCYALAGCVAGYLRARNSLLESALLLIAAALLIAPVIKASLGGLVLLCAVWAWQSRKARHPHGNCVLERSGA, from the coding sequence ATGAAAAAATTCATCAACCCGGCCTCTCTCGTCGCACTCTGCTGGTCGGCGTTCCAGATCTACATGGTCTACGGCACGCCGCTCGACCTGATCGTCGCCGTGCCGATCCATATCATGTTCGGCCTGGTGCTGACCTTCATCACCCACCCACTGCGCAAGCAGGACCTCGGTCATTTCAACGTGGTGCGCGCCTCGGACTACCTGCTGGCCGCCGTGGCGGTCGCCATCGGCCTGTTCTACCTGCTCAACGCTGAACAGCTGACGATGCGCATCGCCATGGTCGACCCGCTGCGGCCGATCGACCTGGTGGTGGGCATCGTGACCATCGCCCTGGTGATCGAGGCGGTGCGCCGTGCGCTCGGCATGGGCCTGACCGTGGTGATAGTGGTGTTTCTGGTCTACCAGTTCATCGGCCCGCAGCTGCGTGACATACCGATGCTCGGCATCATTGGCCACGATGGCGAGCCGACCCGCCTGTTCCTCGAAACCTTCCTCGACGTGCAGGTGCTGCAGAATGAAGGCGTGTTCGGCATCCCCAGCATCGTCTCCTACGGCCAGGTGTTCTACTTCCTGCTGTTCGGCGCCTTCCTGCAGCTGTTCGGCGGCGGCCAGTTGTTCATGGACCTGTCGGTACTGCTGGTCGGACGTTTCCGCGGCGGCATGGCAAAGGTCTCGATCGTCTCCTCGACGCTGTTCGGCTCGGTCAGCGGCAGCGCCACGGCCAATGCCGCGGTGATGGGCATGTTCACCATCCCGGCGATGAAGAAGTCGGGCATGAGCGCAGAGGAATCCGCAGCGGTCGAAGCGGCCTCCTCCACCGGCGGCCAGCTGATGCCACCAGTGATGGGCGCTGCGGCCTTCCTGATCGCCCAGTTCATGGGCATTCCCTACGCCGAGGTGGCGATTGCCGCGTTGATTCCGGCGCTGCTGTTCTACGTCGCGCTGTATTTCGTGGTTGACCTGCTGGCACGGCGCAAGGGCCTGGCCGGCCTCAAGCGCGACGAGCTGGGCACCAACTGGAACAGCGTGCTCAAGCGCCTGTACTTGTTGATCCCAGTGTTCGTGCTGGTCTATCAGATCATGGCCGGGCGCGCGCTGAGCTCGTCGACCCTGCAGGCGATCTGGATCACCTTGGTGTTCGGCCTCTGCACCCGCGCCTGGGAAGGCTTTCGCACCGAAGGCGGCAACGGCGTACTGAAGGCTGCGGGCTCGGTATTGAGCGACTCGATACAGGCGTTGGATTCCGGTGCTCGCGGCGCCATCGCCGTAGCCATCCCCTGCGCCGGTGCCGGCATCGTGGTCGGCATCGCCTCGATGACCAACCTCGGCCTGACCTTCGGCAGCTTCGTTACCGCGCTGTCCGGCGGCATGCTGATCCCGGCACTGCTGCTGGTGATGTTCATGGTCATCGTGATGGGCATGGGCATGCCAACCACCGCGGCGTACATCATGGGCGCCATCCTCGCCATTCCGGCGCTCGACAAGCTCGGCATCCCGGCGCTGTCGTCGCACTTCTTCGTGCTGTATTTCGCCGCGCTGTCGATGGTCACGCCACCGGTGGCCCTGGCCGCCTTCGTCGCCGGCGGCATCGCCAAGGCGGATGTCTGGAAGACCGGCTGGGTGGCGTTCCGCTACAGCCTGGCCGGGTTTCTGGTGGCCTTCGCCTTCGTCTTCAGCCCAGCGTTGCTGCTGCAAGGCGACTGGCAGGCCATCATCCCGGCGGTTGCCACCGCGGTGATCGGCTGCTACGCCCTGGCCGGTTGCGTGGCCGGCTACCTGCGCGCACGCAATTCGCTGCTGGAATCGGCGCTGCTGCTGATCGCCGCCGCCCTGCTGATCGCACCGGTGATCAAGGCCTCGCTGGGCGGGCTGGTCCTGCTCTGCGCGGTCTGGGCCTGGCAGAGCCGCAAGGCGCGCCACCCGCACGGCAATTGTGTGCTGGAACGATCCGGGGCCTAG
- a CDS encoding TAXI family TRAP transporter solute-binding subunit: protein MKKILTKYAAIALLGGVGLCGSALAAEPVNVKFAAGPTGTTWYAYAGALRGEMLQRLPDGSTVDIQGTPMAIANTKLLAAKRADIGLIFPPVAAWAQQPFGPFDRKIENVRGLVGGIDQYYQRITVQTDSEIQSIAEIKEKKLPVRIGTGPQGSLNEYIAKLILEANGLSYEDIESYGGSIGKSNLSILQDQFGDKKLDMIIGITTAGHPNTAQLSITPGQRFLSLSEEATAYLEKFGFVRATMPAKMFEGQDKTVEGVGFSTSLYATETMSNEDAYAITKAVMEGREALQRSFGSMKGWTAEGSAEPANLAAPLHPGAEKYYREAGLLK, encoded by the coding sequence ATGAAGAAGATTCTCACCAAATACGCCGCCATCGCCCTGCTGGGCGGCGTCGGACTCTGCGGCAGCGCACTGGCCGCTGAACCGGTGAACGTCAAGTTCGCCGCCGGCCCGACTGGCACCACCTGGTACGCCTATGCCGGCGCATTGCGCGGCGAAATGCTTCAGCGCCTGCCGGACGGCTCAACGGTAGATATCCAAGGCACGCCCATGGCGATCGCCAACACAAAGTTGCTGGCGGCCAAGCGTGCCGACATTGGCCTGATCTTTCCCCCGGTGGCCGCCTGGGCCCAACAGCCGTTCGGGCCATTTGACCGCAAGATCGAAAACGTGCGCGGGTTGGTTGGCGGCATCGACCAGTATTACCAGCGCATCACCGTGCAGACCGACAGCGAAATCCAGTCGATCGCCGAGATCAAGGAGAAGAAGTTGCCGGTGCGCATCGGTACCGGCCCGCAGGGCAGCTTGAACGAGTACATTGCCAAGCTGATCCTGGAAGCCAACGGCCTGTCCTATGAGGACATCGAGTCCTACGGCGGCAGCATCGGCAAATCGAACCTGAGCATCCTGCAGGACCAGTTCGGCGACAAGAAACTCGACATGATCATCGGCATCACCACCGCGGGCCACCCGAATACCGCGCAGTTGTCGATCACCCCTGGCCAGCGCTTCCTCAGCCTCAGCGAAGAAGCTACGGCCTACCTGGAGAAGTTCGGCTTCGTCCGCGCCACCATGCCGGCCAAGATGTTCGAAGGTCAGGATAAAACCGTCGAAGGCGTCGGCTTCAGCACCTCGCTGTATGCCACCGAGACCATGTCCAATGAAGACGCCTACGCCATTACCAAGGCGGTGATGGAAGGCCGCGAAGCACTGCAGCGCTCGTTCGGTTCGATGAAGGGCTGGACCGCCGAAGGATCTGCCGAGCCGGCCAACCTGGCCGCGCCGCTGCATCCGGGCGCCGAGAAGTACTACCGCGAAGCCGGCCTGCTCAAGTAA